The following nucleotide sequence is from Acyrthosiphon pisum isolate AL4f chromosome A2, pea_aphid_22Mar2018_4r6ur, whole genome shotgun sequence.
ACGGCGGGATCGATCGAAAAGCTTTTAccgatagttataatattattataacgcaacATCGAGAGcaataaattgaaatgtatcATTGTTCGATGAAAATAAGAGAGATTAGATCTACAaatataatgtagataataatatatgtattatattttgaggtaGGCTTAGTGTATGTAATTTGTAAAGTGATTGCGTAATAATCCCGTACAGCACATATGGCATAATACCAATACTAGCCAATTCTATATTATCagagaacactcattattttaaaaacactatatcaacgtttttgataatattttttttacattggtataggtaataggtatgcattattatttaaaggaaACTGTAGAGTGTTCAGTTAATGGACTTGTTCATTCACTGGCCCTGTTACCCTAATTTTAATTCTTCACAAAATAACATTtgacaatatttcataatattttaacttttttgaatattttttatttcatagactacttagttataacttattagtatttGCATTATGATAAACGGTGTAGTGGAGTTGAAGAGCTAggggtatacaattatataaataacaagtaataaatactagactaaatattacatataattttaaaagtactaGATCAAATTTCAATCTATAtaatagacaaaaataaaaatttttaggaCAAATATCTGCTTTACACTAAtttacaatgaaatattatggttttcagttagtaaaaatatttttttatagccggacgtaacttaaaattaaatggtataaaaaatgtaagtatataggtatttgaaaatttgatctCTAAATAACTTATGGGATGTAAAAGGAATGTTAGAACTTAGAACGCATTGTGAATTAcactgtacctatatcatacatTCGTGTGCGagcgtataaatatattatgtataagttaggtatatacttaCCAGCGTCAGCGTGGTCGATTTTTCACGATCGTTTTTGAATtgttcaaaactatttttgtttagtttttatacctactcaggtacgtacctatctattttaaatttgaatgatttcgataaaacaaatgtataactGGAGTTCTGGAATTAAAATCAAGCACCTACGCACGACAATACTATTCCTGGGTAGCATAGGTACTTAggcatgtattataatatatgtaataaattatacatcacGTAAAATATGGAGGaaggaataatataaataattatcataattcacagtaaaatatattagcaGTGTAATGGTGTCGTCAGCGATCTACCATACTTTTTGCGATCTATGTAGAGCGCATGTTTAGCGCACTGGTGtcgtaattatatataattacactGTTGACAATTTTGGTAATGTAtattctacaattttttttttttggggggggggagggttgGACTATTAAAGTTTCTGGATACTAAGTCCCCTGAAGGCCCTCTCTCGATGACCATTTATGAAGTACACAAACATCGAGAGGCGGGACCTGAAAAATACGGCGGCGATGCCTGCAACGgtgaaatagtaggtacatgataaCAATATgtagatagtataatattatgaacgatCATAAAAAAGAACGATTTTATTAGTACAAAAATTGACCTCAAAgaagtttgtattattattaaaaataatatttttgtacagaGTAAAATGAACGACACAATTcgacagtaataatatttatcatatacgatattatttcaataaaaaataataactaaaaacgtaaggatacaaattgaaaaaatattttgttttgatcatattatgaaatacacaGTTTTACATTAGCACTACGCATGATGTCTGAGACTTaaataattacgaaaaaaaaaagaaaaaaacaaactgtacaacaatacattttaatataaagactataataaatagttatagtctataatttaaaaatatgttttttttttcaatgaacacaaattatttgattacacattaatatcattataacaatatacaacatTAAATCCATAAGTTCCGTAACGatctgtcatattatattatatacccccactcccccccccccccccgaaaaattacaaatgcAAATGAACACGATACTCGTTATAGAATAaacgtacgtatattatattttttaaaaaatttattttggaatgCTTTGCTGTCTTTgggctttaaaaaaaaatttcacaaaaaacaGGAGATAAAAATTTGAGTTCAgcaattatatacgtatatatgcctatatatatcGCGTTGTATGGAATGTAAATCGATCTTATCATTCCCCTTAAACATAGGTTTGATTGCAGCCGaatgagtacataatataatcaaagcACAACCTTcctctctatatatattatatataaaaaaaacaactaccTAATGTCGTAATGATATGattagagttaaaaaaaaatatatatatattaaaaatcgagaaaaaaattacagactttcacgtgataataatattattataaatcgaacactaaaataatatatatacattattttttttaatatttgctctttaagtttatataatCATCGTTTTCCTCGACACGTTTAAAAggaacaataatacaaaataatagtcttaaaaattattcaattttttttatatatatacatacaaatatagaagtgattaaaaaaaacaatatccttacgtatataaaacaaaaaaacttaataaattaaatatttgttcgtATGGAACAcgcgattaaaaaataatatagtcaattatAAACATCCATTTAATGCAAAGGGCTCTACCAATGAAACATCTCAGTacacatattacctataatataatatgttatatcaatatttttatggcACAAACATTTTCATGcggttttcttatacaatatgtataatgtgtatagtattatataataagatatatacATCCCTCTGGCCCGTGTATCaattaccattataattttagattaaatatcatattattatgatataatatacataggcatACGTAAGACTGCGATGTTAatgaatacaatacaatattacgtattatatacaatagtgtatacctactttaataataataatgatttataataatatatattatataataataaaataaattattacatttttttacactgtACAAAATATGGGACGTTTACAACCAAAAATATTCGTAGACTTAAAACATGGTAGTgcaataaaatttcataaaaaaaacgcaagattttttgtttttaaattacaaaagaaaaacacaACGTAAAcgaatataaacaattttttttttatcacaaagaTGCCGcgaaataacaatattcatGGGGGTTTTCATTACCGTCAGCAGTTTGGTAATGCTCGTTAAAcataaatctattattatttcaatttttaacaaaaactaCGTAAAAATTGCACTAaccgattacattttttttttatcatttccgTTTTTCATCCTCAATCGAAATCGTTACCGAATCAAAACAAACGAAAACTCACACCACatattctactataatatagtaataataataaactttgcTTAGTCGGCAGCTATAAAGTTCTCTACaccgccataatattatacaatatcattataataaaattatgtatttacacaCACGAATCGTCGCATAAGGCGTTTATACGAAACACATTCGATTTGTTcccaattgttttatatttttttttaaacacactaatcattaatataatattacgagatGTATACCAACAGTTTTACCTCAGACGATCGCATCGTTGTCATCGTCGTCGTTTTCCGTTTCGGTCGCATGTTCGGGCGAAGCTGTGGACGCCCGATCAGCGTTTGTTTCGTGTTCGGAATCGTCGTGCAGCTGATGACGATGTTCCTGTCCGTCCGGTGACTCGGTCCGCGGCTTTTCATCATCGCTGTCCGCGGCCGAATCCTGGCACGATGGTGGAGTGGCCGCTAGGTCTTCCATGTGGCGGTCACCGTCGTTTTCGGCACCGGCTACTCGTGGTGAACCGTCCCGACTGCAGTCATCGTCACCACCGCTGCCTTCTCCATCTCCTCCCTTCGTGGCGCTCTTGGCCGCCGCTTGGACGGCCGCCATGGCAGCCGCCGATTTGAGCCCCGTCTCCAAGCTGGACCTGATGATGCCGTCCAGGAAGCTGCCGTTATCGGTTCCGTCGTACAGGTTTTCGGCCACCTCGCGGGCGTTCTTGCCCAGGCTGGCGATGGACGCGGCCGCTGCCTGGTGGTGGTGTAGCCGTGACTCAGCCTGGATCCGTTGCATTATCGACATTGGCCCAAACGCCACCGGATTCCGCTGGAAATCCATGGGCACGTGGAACGGGCTGGGGGCCCAGAACGGGAACGACGGCTGATACGGGCCCACAGGACCCGCGGCGTCGAACATCTTGAGCCCGTTGGGCGTCTGTAATGGTGACAGTTGCTGTTGTGCTGGGAACTGGACGTGCGCGGGCAGTTTGATGGACGGCGGCGTGGCCGACGACGAGGACGACGAGGTGGTAGTCGTCTTGTCGGCTGGCCGGACGACCGACGACGAAGACGACAAGTCGGACGACGACTTTTTTCGGTCCGGGTGATGTTCGGCGACAACCGAGGTGAACGCGGAGGACGAGGCCGGAGGGTTCTTGGGCTCACGTTTCCTAGGTCGCATTAGATGTCTTTCCTTGACCTTGTACTCGAGCGTAGAATGCGGTACGCCGTAATAAGAACCGGCCCGGTGCACGCTCATCTCACCCCGTTGCACCGCACGCACGGCTTCTACCAGGCTGTCACGGTCGTAGTTTCGGTATTTGCCCCGCTTGGGCCTGGTGCCCTTGCCACCGGCCGCCGCCGCAGCCGCAGCCGCAGCAGCCGCTGCTGCAGCTGACGCCGAGTTggacgatgacgacgatgaaCTGCCAGTGTGGAACCCAGCGACGTTGGACGATGGCGTTACGACCGACGATGTTTTGTTGGTGGGCGTCGGTACCCGTTTCCGGCAGTCGTCCTGCTgcaaattattgttgttgtgatTCCTGATGACGGGGTTGCCAGTACCGAACGAGGTGGATATGCcatgctgctgctgctgctgaagATGGTGAtggtgttgttgttgttgttggtgaTGGTGGTGTTGCTGCTGGTACTGTTGGTAGGCCCGGGCAAACGACTCAACGGCTGGTATGGGTGGTGGGATCGCCTGATCGGACGTCGACTGGAACCTTTGTGTGATGCTCTTGGCGATCGCGTCTCTCAGGTTGACCGGATGTTTGTTGCCAACACCACCGCCAGATGACGACGGTGGTGACGACGTGTCACTCCTTACACTGTTGGCTCGCCCCGGGGACCGGATGTCCCTGACGCACGTCACCAATTCGTAATCGCTACCCTTACCACCGGGAACCGGTTTGTACGATGGTATTCTAAGGATGACGTTGGACGGGTTCGAATCGTCGTCGTTGCTGCGGCCTGTGTCCATCGGTTCAGATGAACTGCAGCCGTTCGACGACCACCGTCTCGGGTCTGCCAACTTGTTGCTGAACTGATGCTGCAAGTGCTGCATCTGCTGTTGTTGCTCTTCGTCCAGTATTTTACGCATCAAGTCCTTGACGGTGAAATCTTTTAGGAATAATTCATGCTGGTGGTGGGTCACAGGCatttgctgctgctgctgctgcggtggcggtggcggtggtggcggtggtggacTGTCATGTGGTGGCAATAAGCGTGGCGATCCTAGTACAGCTGAAGGTGGCCCTGCTGCCACCGATGAAGACAGCAACTGCGATAGATAGGTTCCCATGTGTTGTGGGTCCAAGGCCGCAGCCGCGGCCGCAGCAGCTGCAGCTGCCGGCCATAGGTCCGCTGACATGGGCGGAAACCTGGGGGCGGTGGAGGTGGATGGTGGCGACGGCGATCGGCCGTCAGTCATAGATACGTCGCGGCTACGGTAATGCGGTTCTGGCCTGTTTAGCAGCAGTTTGTTGTTGGCGTAGTGTTGCAGGAACAGTCGGAGCGTCTCGGCGTTGGGCAAGGCCGCGACCGCCTGCTGCTGTTGTTCCGCCGTGATCCGCAACAAGTCTTCGACGGTCATGTACGACGACGCTGTCCTGGGCTGCTGGCTGTGGTGTTGCGGTGGTTGTTGATGGTGCGGCTGTGGCGCGTGGTGGCGGTCCTTGTTGTCCTTGGTGTCCTTGTTGTCCGCCGCCACTGCTGCTCTGCTTGTGCACTCGTCTTCGCCCACGGACGCCATGTCCCTGTCCTCGTCGTCGTCATCCTCGGTCAGCAACGGCAACAGCTCAGTGACTGGTCCATTGGACGGGTCGTCTTCACCCGTCGACGGATCCCTGATAACGCCGACTCCTACGCCACCACCACTGTTACTGTCCCGTTCGTGCGCCAACTTGTACACCTTGTTCCGCAACGTTGACCTGGGTATGCCGTATATGACGGCCGCACGTCTCGTGCCCAATTTGCCACTCTGGATGTCCCGAAGCGCCTTTTGCAACTCGTCCTCCGTGTAAGTCTTCCGGCCGGCCATGTGACTGGGCTGTTTCACCGTCTTCGATCTGTAAAATGGAAGcgtaaaattttaataagagAAGTCTCAGCACTGCGACCCAACACTCAAACAAATGATTATTTGAACATACGCGTAGTAATATTATGGGTAAAACCAGCTAGTTATGAAGAATGTATAATAGTGGACTTTGTCGAGTTTTTAGAAATACGTctctttttaaatcttaattgtTGTGCTATTCTAATCGCGGTTTCAGATATATGTCTAAAACTGTCTAATACTCGCACGTACCACGGACGGTACGCGCGTGTACCACGGATGGTACGCATAACAATCTCCTACACGTAAATCCGCGTTAACTATCCGAGCATCCTGCagctatgtaggtaggtatagtgttTGAATAATCTTCGACAGTCGCTTTTATAACCGATTTAAATACTGTGCATTCCACCATGGAATTAGTATATAGTCCGTGTCTATACAACCAGTAATTAGACGTTGATTACTATAAACGCTCATTTCGtgttcatattacctatataggtacctacataataatatacatatattatgtcgtGTGTACTGTGTTTTCCTTTAACCtccacagtattataatatattatccaaggctgggcaagttaatgattttttttaactcagttaagttaagttaatattcaccaataacaaaaagttaaaagttaaaagttaatacacaatttttgttaactttttattaagttaaaaaaaagttaatttgtttatacaacgctaacgtacttaatttttttccaacccaaaactaaattatagactatagtgtttatattttatacagtgtttccaaaTTAGTGAAATTcgaattctatacatttttacttttagcaattcacggtaaatattttttgacatgaaaacgaaatatactgaagaagtgaaatatgataaaattaaaaacaaaataaattaacttaaattacttcttgaaatgaaaaattaactcgttaatttcacgttaattaaaaaagaaatttagtaagttaacagttaagttaatgaaaagccaaattaactagttaagttaaaaagttaatataaaattaacttattaacttaactttaactttttaactcgttaatgcccagccttgatattATCTCGTCATTAATGGACGAAACGATCACTGAGTTTatgtgtgcatattatatatgtaataatgaaaAGTACGAAAAATAACCGGCCGCGTTCTAAATAAATTCGCATGCGATgtaatagtatctatatagataAGCCAAAATTAGTTTTCTCGGTTTATCGAATAATGTATTcgcacaatcataataatattatataataccgaCAGAGGTAGTAATTTGCTATGTTCTGATTTAAGGGTAAAGTACACTGTATAGTCAAACTgactgtgtatatatatatatatatatatatatattgaaaatgcaTCTCATCAACAAACTTCGGATATCTGTAAGCCACACGCTCCATTATGACGTactgtgtacatattattatattcgcgcACCCGTAAAACCAAAACAAGTACTATCATTACGGGCACAATTCATTTTTAAGACGAACGCATTTACATGTACACCACCTACATAAAGCCACTGCAACGTGTGACCGCGTGCAGTTTAACAATAACAACGACAATAAAACTGCAATACGTATAGCCACGCGATAATTGCCAGCtggaatgaattttttttttcgcaacAATGTAaggaaaaaaattgtcaattcaAATCACGATAACGAAACAGGTCTCGTCGAATCGATCGAACGGAAAACATGCAGAAGTTGACAAAGAGCACGGTTGCGATACTACTGCAATGAATTTTTTAAAGGGTTGCATGTGTTGCTGCCCACCCATTATATATTCTCTAGAATACAAGACCACCAcaactaaaattttataaattttgaattatgacTACTACCGAATGGTACAGAATCAGCTCTACATATAATGCTGCAAGAACACcgcatatttcaatataattttttatttttccactaAAAAATGTGTCtgtattgaaatatacaatttttaatggcatggcattatatcattgataataaatacctactagtatttataatcaatgcattatatgcatatttttactttcgtgctgtataattatttacttacccAATTAATCAATGAAGTAAAAATTCAacactttatattttaagtggTCACAGTCTTGTACTAGAGGGTcgaattatgtaaaataatatccatattatcatacacaacaagaaaatatacctattactacGTGCaagttttaaagttaaaacggACACTCACTTGAATATGTTCCGGTTGTTGTTGGTGGTGAGCATGGGCACATTGAGCGATTGGTGCGGTGGGAACGTGGGCGTACCCGGTATAAGGTCACGCAGCTGGTTAACCATGTCCGTGGTGATGAGATCTGACGTGAACGGGTTTATGgcaacggcggcggcgacggtggAGGACGCGTTTTTTAGCTCGGACGACGACGGCGTTGACGGCAAGCTCGGGCACGACGGCGTGGACGACGCGGGCGACGACGAAGCGTTGCCTCCCGGACCGCTgacgttgttgttgttgctctTAGCGCTGAGATCGAGCGGTTGATCGAGcgactgttgttgttgttgttgttgttgttgctgttgttgctgctgttgctgttggtGGTGACGGTGGGCAGGTGGCGACCTACAGCTGATGGCCGCTGAGTTCGCAGCCGTGGCCgcggctgctgctgctgccgcGGCGGCTGTGGTCTCTTGCAGCCTCAGCGTGGCGGCGGCCAACAGCCATTTCGGCAAGCCGGCGGCCGCAGCATCCAGCGCGCTGGGCGATGGTGGCCCGCCCGCAGGTGTCATCGTCGTTGtggacgatgacgacgacgagtTGTTCAGAGACGCGACCGCGGCcattgcggcggcggcggcagcggccgTGGGGTTGGGCAGCAACAGCagtggcggtggtggcggcgacCGGTCATCGGCGCGACACGGCTCTGATGCAGCCGGGGGCGGTGTGGAAGACGACCGCCTGCCCGGTTCCGGTTCCGGACTCTCTGCGCTGCGACTGCCGCCGCTCAAGCTTCCCGTTTCAGACGATGGCTCCTGCATACAAGGCACATGATAAGTAATTgtcgta
It contains:
- the LOC100161761 gene encoding mushroom body large-type Kenyon cell-specific protein 1 isoform X1, whose amino-acid sequence is MQLQRRTAVGCGPCPATAHDRQAVRKHLRRWSHNMVLIIGLERIAEELMGRRKWHQYQDILAKNYLLEEELMDRREWVPVKTCSSCDVNIDLSVADHSPAELEPSSETGSLSGGSRSAESPEPEPGRRSSSTPPPAASEPCRADDRSPPPPPLLLLPNPTAAAAAAAMAAVASLNNSSSSSSTTTMTPAGGPPSPSALDAAAAGLPKWLLAAATLRLQETTAAAAAAAAAATAANSAAISCRSPPAHRHHQQQQQQQQQQQQQQQQQSLDQPLDLSAKSNNNNVSGPGGNASSSPASSTPSCPSLPSTPSSSELKNASSTVAAAVAINPFTSDLITTDMVNQLRDLIPGTPTFPPHQSLNVPMLTTNNNRNIFKSKTVKQPSHMAGRKTYTEDELQKALRDIQSGKLGTRRAAVIYGIPRSTLRNKVYKLAHERDSNSGGGVGVGVIRDPSTGEDDPSNGPVTELLPLLTEDDDDEDRDMASVGEDECTSRAAVAADNKDTKDNKDRHHAPQPHHQQPPQHHSQQPRTASSYMTVEDLLRITAEQQQQAVAALPNAETLRLFLQHYANNKLLLNRPEPHYRSRDVSMTDGRSPSPPSTSTAPRFPPMSADLWPAAAAAAAAAAALDPQHMGTYLSQLLSSSVAAGPPSAVLGSPRLLPPHDSPPPPPPPPPPQQQQQQMPVTHHQHELFLKDFTVKDLMRKILDEEQQQQMQHLQHQFSNKLADPRRWSSNGCSSSEPMDTGRSNDDDSNPSNVILRIPSYKPVPGGKGSDYELVTCVRDIRSPGRANSVRSDTSSPPSSSGGGVGNKHPVNLRDAIAKSITQRFQSTSDQAIPPPIPAVESFARAYQQYQQQHHHHQQQQQHHHHLQQQQQHGISTSFGTGNPVIRNHNNNNLQQDDCRKRVPTPTNKTSSVVTPSSNVAGFHTGSSSSSSSNSASAAAAAAAAAAAAAAGGKGTRPKRGKYRNYDRDSLVEAVRAVQRGEMSVHRAGSYYGVPHSTLEYKVKERHLMRPRKREPKNPPASSSAFTSVVAEHHPDRKKSSSDLSSSSSVVRPADKTTTTSSSSSSATPPSIKLPAHVQFPAQQQLSPLQTPNGLKMFDAAGPVGPYQPSFPFWAPSPFHVPMDFQRNPVAFGPMSIMQRIQAESRLHHHQAAAASIASLGKNAREVAENLYDGTDNGSFLDGIIRSSLETGLKSAAAMAAVQAAAKSATKGGDGEGSGGDDDCSRDGSPRVAGAENDGDRHMEDLAATPPSCQDSAADSDDEKPRTESPDGQEHRHQLHDDSEHETNADRASTASPEHATETENDDDDNDAIV
- the LOC100161761 gene encoding mushroom body large-type Kenyon cell-specific protein 1 isoform X2, whose product is MGRRKWHQYQDILAKNYLLEEELMDRREWVPVKTCSSCDVNIDLSVADHSPAELEPSSETGSLSGGSRSAESPEPEPGRRSSSTPPPAASEPCRADDRSPPPPPLLLLPNPTAAAAAAAMAAVASLNNSSSSSSTTTMTPAGGPPSPSALDAAAAGLPKWLLAAATLRLQETTAAAAAAAAAATAANSAAISCRSPPAHRHHQQQQQQQQQQQQQQQQQSLDQPLDLSAKSNNNNVSGPGGNASSSPASSTPSCPSLPSTPSSSELKNASSTVAAAVAINPFTSDLITTDMVNQLRDLIPGTPTFPPHQSLNVPMLTTNNNRNIFKSKTVKQPSHMAGRKTYTEDELQKALRDIQSGKLGTRRAAVIYGIPRSTLRNKVYKLAHERDSNSGGGVGVGVIRDPSTGEDDPSNGPVTELLPLLTEDDDDEDRDMASVGEDECTSRAAVAADNKDTKDNKDRHHAPQPHHQQPPQHHSQQPRTASSYMTVEDLLRITAEQQQQAVAALPNAETLRLFLQHYANNKLLLNRPEPHYRSRDVSMTDGRSPSPPSTSTAPRFPPMSADLWPAAAAAAAAAAALDPQHMGTYLSQLLSSSVAAGPPSAVLGSPRLLPPHDSPPPPPPPPPPQQQQQQMPVTHHQHELFLKDFTVKDLMRKILDEEQQQQMQHLQHQFSNKLADPRRWSSNGCSSSEPMDTGRSNDDDSNPSNVILRIPSYKPVPGGKGSDYELVTCVRDIRSPGRANSVRSDTSSPPSSSGGGVGNKHPVNLRDAIAKSITQRFQSTSDQAIPPPIPAVESFARAYQQYQQQHHHHQQQQQHHHHLQQQQQHGISTSFGTGNPVIRNHNNNNLQQDDCRKRVPTPTNKTSSVVTPSSNVAGFHTGSSSSSSSNSASAAAAAAAAAAAAAAGGKGTRPKRGKYRNYDRDSLVEAVRAVQRGEMSVHRAGSYYGVPHSTLEYKVKERHLMRPRKREPKNPPASSSAFTSVVAEHHPDRKKSSSDLSSSSSVVRPADKTTTTSSSSSSATPPSIKLPAHVQFPAQQQLSPLQTPNGLKMFDAAGPVGPYQPSFPFWAPSPFHVPMDFQRNPVAFGPMSIMQRIQAESRLHHHQAAAASIASLGKNAREVAENLYDGTDNGSFLDGIIRSSLETGLKSAAAMAAVQAAAKSATKGGDGEGSGGDDDCSRDGSPRVAGAENDGDRHMEDLAATPPSCQDSAADSDDEKPRTESPDGQEHRHQLHDDSEHETNADRASTASPEHATETENDDDDNDAIV